In Primulina eburnea isolate SZY01 chromosome 3, ASM2296580v1, whole genome shotgun sequence, one DNA window encodes the following:
- the LOC140827215 gene encoding uncharacterized protein — MTDFDCIVGINVLRRYCATVDCYHRVIYFYTNEKERWTFYGKGSRPRVPLVSAIRMSRLLEHGHEGYLIYAVDVTEKKKEVGIEEIPIVAEFADVFPDEISGFPPAREVEFGIELMPGTSPISRTPYRMAPTELRELKAQLQDLLDKGYIRPSVSPWGAPVLFVRKKDGTMWLCIDYRHLNKVEAVLQWSARMSVPEIHSFLRLAGYYRRFIEGFSNIARPLTQLTQKVATDGSLRMKDRWVVPDASQLRQGLLRRAHCSRYSIHLGDKKMYKDLRSQFWWKGIKRDVIDFVRRCLNCQRIKAERRRPGVRFDVKGKLAPRYIGPYEILQRIGTLAYRLALPPSLSGIHDVFHVSMLRKYNPDPSHVLDISDVQLDPDLSYVERPVRILDRSERKLRIKLLPMVKVQWEHRGVEEAT; from the exons atgactgattttgattgtattgtgggAATTAATGTGCTGAGGAGATATTGTGCGACAGTTGATTGTTATCATCGGgtgatatatttttatacaaatgaGAAAGAGCGTTGGACATTTTATGGGAAGGGTTCTCGTCCCCGTGTTCCGTTGGTATCTGCTATCAGGATGTCTCGGTTATTGGAGCATGgacatgagggttatcttatttatgctgtagatgtgaCAGAAAAGAAGAAGGAGGTGGGAATAGAGGAGATACCTATAGTTGCTGAGTTTGCcgatgtatttcctgatgagatttcAGGCTTCCCACCAGCCCGTGAGGTGGAGTTTgggattgagttgatgccaggtacttcCCCTATTTCTCGTACTccttacagaatggcaccaacaGAGTTGAGAGAGTTAAAAGCCCAGTTGCAGGACTTGCTGGACAAGGGATACATTCGCCCTAGTGTATCgccttggggtgcaccagtcttatttgtgagaaaAAAAGATGGAACGATGTggctttgtattgactatcgaCATCTGAATAAG GTCGAAGCCGTGTTACAGTGGTCTGCACGTATGTCTGTACCAGAGATCCATAGTTTCTTGCGTTTagcaggttattatcgtcgatttattgaGGGATTTTCAAATATTGCTAGACCTttgacacagttgactcagaaag TGGCTACTGATGGCAGTTTGAGGATGAAGGATAGATGGGTAGTTCCTGATGCATCTCAGTTGCGCCAGGGTCTGTTGCGGcgtgcacattgtagtcggtatTCTATCCACCTCGGTGAcaagaagatgtataaggatctacgttctcagttttggtggaagggGATAAAACGTGatgtgattgattttgtacgTCGATGTCTCAATTGTCAACGGATCAAAGCTGAGAGGAGAAGGCCAGGAG TACGATTTGATGTAAAAGGAAAGTTAGCACCGAGATATATTGGCCCGTATGAGATATTGCAGCGGATAGGCACTTTGGCTTATCGATTGGCTCTACCTCCATCTTTAtctggtattcatgatgtgtttcatgtgtcgatGTTGCGGAAGTATAACCCGGATCCTTCACATGTGTTGGATATTTCTGATGTTCAGTTAGATCCTGATTTGTCTTATGTTGAGAGACCAGTTCGTATTTTGGATCGATCTGAACGGAAGCTTCGTATTAAGCTTTTACCGatggtgaaggttcagtgggagCATAGAGGTGTCGAAGAAGCCACTTGA